In Nostoc sp. GT001, a genomic segment contains:
- a CDS encoding Uma2 family endonuclease, translating into MIQAIHKLVTFEDFAAWRPEGGRYELHDGVIVEIAQPVGDHEDVVGFLALNISIEIGRQKLPYFIPKTVLVKPFEGESAYSPDILIINRPNLVNEPLWKKESTVSQATSIPLVIEVVSTNWRDDYYKKLADYEAIGIPEYWIIDYAAIGARKFIGNPKLPTISIYQLIDGEYQVTQFKGDTHIVSPTFPELNLTAEQIFQAGGVQIDLTP; encoded by the coding sequence ATGATTCAAGCCATACACAAATTAGTAACTTTTGAAGATTTTGCAGCTTGGCGGCCTGAAGGTGGGAGATACGAATTACATGATGGTGTGATTGTTGAAATAGCACAACCAGTGGGAGATCATGAGGATGTTGTTGGTTTTTTGGCGCTAAATATATCTATCGAAATTGGGCGACAAAAACTTCCTTACTTCATTCCAAAAACTGTATTAGTCAAGCCATTTGAAGGTGAATCAGCTTATTCGCCAGACATCTTAATAATCAATCGGCCAAATTTAGTCAATGAGCCTTTATGGAAAAAAGAATCAACTGTATCTCAAGCTACATCTATTCCCTTAGTTATTGAGGTTGTTAGTACTAATTGGCGAGATGATTACTACAAAAAATTAGCTGATTATGAAGCTATAGGTATTCCTGAATATTGGATTATAGATTATGCGGCTATAGGTGCTAGGAAGTTTATTGGCAATCCTAAGCTGCCTACTATATCCATTTATCAATTAATTGATGGTGAGTACCAAGTTACTCAATTTAAAGGCGATACCCATATTGTCTCGCCTACTTTCCCAGAATTGAATTTAACCGCCGAACAGATTTTTCAAGCTGGAGGTGTGCAAATAGACCTAACCCCCTAA
- the dndC gene encoding DNA phosphorothioation system sulfurtransferase DndC — MTTAQQAENKNQQTRTVAELVDYIQVLTIEIQELYCLDEIPWVLGVSWGKDSSTVLQLVWNAIASLPPEKRTKTVYVITTDTQVENPVVSAWVRKSMQNLKVAAKRQGMPIDPHLLQPVIEDTFWVNLIGKGYPAPRNQFRWCTPRLKINPANQFIREIVRANGETILVLGTRKAESVKRAATMKKHQVDRVRDRLSPNASLPNSLIYTPIEDWSNNDVWIYLNQWDNPWGQSNKELFAMYRGATADNECPLVVDTSTPSCGDSRFGCWVCTLVNKDKSMEAMIQNDEEKEWMQPLLDIRNELDIKDDRRKRDFRRIWGDVQLFERNKNGETSIEPIPSPYTKYWREHWLRRLLEAQTKTRRTAPENMRDITLITLEEMSEIRRIWLEEKHEFDDSLPRIYQEVTGEEFQDPRPGADYSLLGRDEWIVLEEICEGDAMHLELMAKLLDTERQYRKKTRRVGIYETLEKCFNTSSRSPEDAIKNARLKRELSEAVSQGDVAKVKQMTLGDVAAINEVDEGQSESDEEVTWASMKFKK; from the coding sequence ATGACTACAGCACAACAAGCAGAAAATAAAAACCAGCAGACACGTACTGTAGCAGAGTTAGTGGACTATATCCAAGTTCTCACCATTGAAATTCAAGAATTGTATTGTTTGGATGAGATACCTTGGGTTTTGGGCGTGTCTTGGGGAAAAGATTCTAGTACAGTATTGCAGCTTGTATGGAATGCGATCGCATCTCTTCCTCCAGAAAAAAGAACTAAAACAGTCTATGTAATTACAACCGATACTCAGGTAGAAAACCCTGTAGTATCTGCTTGGGTTCGCAAATCCATGCAGAATCTCAAGGTAGCTGCTAAAAGACAGGGGATGCCAATTGATCCACATCTATTACAACCAGTAATTGAAGACACATTTTGGGTAAATCTTATTGGTAAAGGATATCCAGCACCTCGTAACCAGTTTCGCTGGTGTACTCCACGTTTAAAAATTAATCCTGCTAATCAATTCATCCGTGAAATAGTTAGAGCTAACGGTGAAACAATTCTTGTATTGGGGACTCGCAAAGCAGAAAGCGTCAAACGTGCTGCCACAATGAAAAAGCATCAAGTTGATCGAGTACGCGATCGCCTGAGTCCTAATGCCAGCCTACCCAACTCCTTAATCTATACCCCTATTGAAGATTGGAGTAATAACGATGTCTGGATATACCTGAATCAGTGGGATAATCCTTGGGGACAAAGTAATAAAGAATTATTTGCTATGTATCGAGGTGCAACAGCCGATAATGAATGTCCATTAGTTGTTGATACTTCTACTCCTAGCTGTGGTGATTCCCGATTTGGCTGCTGGGTTTGCACACTAGTGAATAAGGATAAATCAATGGAGGCGATGATCCAAAATGATGAAGAAAAAGAATGGATGCAGCCTTTATTAGATATCCGTAATGAACTAGATATCAAAGATGACCGNAGAAAAAGAGATTTTAGAAGAATTTGGGGAGATGTCCAACTATTTGAACGCAATAAAAATGGGGAAACCTCCATTGAACCAATCCCTAGCCCCTATACCAAATATTGGCGGGAACATTGGCTCAGACGATTATTAGAAGCGCAAACAAAAACCCGTCGAACAGCGCCAGAAAATATGCGCGATATCACCCTAATTACTCTAGAAGAAATGAGCGAAATTCGCCGCATTTGGCTAGAAGAAAAACACGAATTTGATGATAGCTTACCTCGGATTTATCAAGAAGTGACTGGTGAAGAATTTCAAGATCCCCGTCCTGGCGCTGACTATAGCCTACTAGGTCGTGATGAATGGATAGTATTAGAAGAAATCTGTGAAGGTGACGCGATGCACTTGGAACTCATGGCGAAATTGTTAGACACAGAACGCCAGTATCGCAAAAAAACTCGTCGCGTAGGGATATACGAAACCTTAGAGAAATGTTTTAATACGAGTTCCCGTTCTCCAGAAGATGCGATTAAAAATGCTCGTTTGAAACGCGAATTAAGCGAAGCAGTTAGTCAAGGTGATGTTGCAAAAGTCAAACAGATGACTTTGGGCGATGTTGCAGCGATCAATGAAGTCGATGAAGGTCAAAGTGAAAGTGATGAAGAGGTAACTTGGGCAAGTATGAAATTTAAAAAGTAA
- a CDS encoding DGQHR domain-containing protein: protein MKDSASDPTADIAREYLERENKEKQVLALLLEKFLGRKDQILVQKTEMGGTEAYVSSVTLEWFAGRVHFASGLPLFQKKYNPETDNVEIDADSIDEIQQRPLDWSRQAPLVQYLAARHNHKFPPVLVVINQPWVDNPKAAEWDSEGRATKSTTDFVPLDKDAKVGLLNISEDDVTIYALDGQHRLMGVQGLMELIKTRKLQRYKKDKGADDSFITVHDLIEKYQVDLAYLQNLPKEKIGIEFICAVAAGETRTEARRRVRSIFVHVNLMAAPLTKGQLTQLNEDDGFAIVARKIAVTHPLLEQRQERNPRVNWNSATVASNSTVLTTLQALQDMSERYLVNKFPHWKPLEKGLIPMRPEDEEIEQGIEEFKKLFDSLASLSSYKILEHEDTPALRRFSFEKDGGEGNMLFRPVAQVALAQALGILVFKKGFSLADIFKKLRKFDQQGGFSGMEYPQSLWYGVLYDPNKKRVQVAGRDLAAKLLVYILGGIQEQMERAELRKALADARTVEDKTISFDGEFVDPKAVGLPHILN, encoded by the coding sequence ATGAAAGATAGTGCATCTGACCCAACTGCTGACATCGCTAGAGAATACCTGGAAAGAGAAAACAAGGAAAAACAGGTACTAGCTTTACTCCTAGAGAAGTTTTTAGGGAGAAAAGATCAGATTCTCGTTCAAAAAACCGAGATGGGTGGTACTGAGGCTTATGTTAGCTCTGTTACATTAGAATGGTTCGCAGGCCGGGTTCATTTCGCCTCTGGCTTACCTCTGTTTCAAAAAAAGTATAATCCTGAAACTGATAATGTCGAGATTGACGCGGATAGTATTGATGAAATTCAACAGCGTCCCCTTGATTGGTCACGTCAAGCGCCACTAGTGCAGTATTTGGCGGCTCGACACAACCATAAGTTTCCGCCAGTGCTGGTAGTAATTAATCAACCGTGGGTAGATAATCCCAAAGCTGCTGAGTGGGATAGCGAAGGACGCGCCACCAAGTCTACTACTGATTTCGTCCCCTTAGATAAAGACGCTAAAGTAGGTCTGCTAAATATTTCTGAGGATGATGTGACTATTTATGCACTAGATGGTCAACATCGACTCATGGGGGTACAAGGATTGATGGAGTTAATCAAAACTCGTAAACTCCAGCGTTATAAAAAAGATAAAGGTGCTGATGACAGTTTTATTACAGTCCATGATTTGATAGAAAAGTACCAAGTAGACCTTGCTTACTTGCAAAATTTACCCAAGGAAAAAATTGGTATTGAGTTCATCTGTGCGGTAGCAGCTGGGGAAACTCGCACCGAGGCGAGGCGGAGGGTGAGATCGATTTTTGTTCATGTCAACCTGATGGCTGCACCGTTGACTAAAGGTCAGCTAACACAGTTGAATGAAGATGATGGTTTTGCGATCGTTGCTAGAAAAATTGCAGTTACACATCCACTATTAGAACAACGACAAGAGCGCAATCCTCGTGTTAATTGGAATAGTGCAACAGTCGCTTCCAATTCTACAGTTTTGACCACTTTGCAAGCTCTCCAAGATATGTCTGAGCGATATTTAGTTAATAAGTTTCCTCACTGGAAACCTTTAGAAAAAGGTCTAATTCCCATGCGTCCAGAGGATGAAGAAATTGAGCAGGGAATTGAGGAATTTAAAAAGCTATTTGATTCTTTGGCTAGTCTTTCTAGTTATAAAATTTTAGAACATGAGGATACACCAGCTTTACGGCGCTTCAGCTTTGAGAAGGATGGAGGTGAAGGAAATATGCTTTTCCGTCCAGTTGCTCAAGTTGCATTAGCGCAAGCTTTAGGAATTTTGGTTTTTAAAAAAGGTTTTTCCCTGGCAGATATTTTTAAGAAACTGCGGAAGTTTGACCAGCAAGGTGGTTTTAGTGGTATGGAATATCCCCAATCTCTCTGGTATGGGGTTTTGTATGACCCAAATAAAAAGCGAGTGCAGGTTGCTGGACGAGATTTGGCGGCGAAGTTATTGGTTTATATCCTGGGTGGAATTCAGGAACAGATGGAACGTGCTGAACTTCGTAAAGCTTTGGCGGATGCTAGGACTGTTGAAGATAAAACTATAAGTTTCGATGGTGAGTTTGTTGATCCAAAAGCTGTAGGACTTCCACATATTCTCAACTAG
- a CDS encoding DNA sulfur modification protein DndB, whose amino-acid sequence MAQPIEDDNNSISPQIKAQFSSFIEPFFSQYHRDRCYPGLIFQQGKRTMLQINVPASDFSGLLQAKPSTGNDPDSGKNRPEVKGHADEIKKYIVDRSRKEKPWIVGTLSANVAPKDITILELGRGICLVVIRRGVKLDITDGQHRKRAIHELIESTESHLISDDDFAITLVLEGDFQQCQADFRDMAQTKQLDKSLLLSFGEFSGRVGITKELIKRVPMFQGKTEKIKSSPATKQKLIYTTNFIARFVSCVFTNDPGNQLRDYDVYQASDPLVICLNKFFSECSNTEYIADTTVEEITTDEVAAFKEDCILGISVGLEVLGRLLHYIYEPENNYFNEEKISQLAQLDWSRENPLWKDNVIRIDTQPKNPDKPYRISATVSAVTDAVKIVKITLGWM is encoded by the coding sequence ATGGCTCAACCGATTGAGGATGACAATAATAGCATTTCTCCTCAGATAAAAGCTCAGTTTAGCTCCTTTATTGAGCCATTCTTCTCACAATATCATCGCGATCGCTGCTATCCAGGACTAATTTTTCAGCAGGGAAAGCGGACAATGCTGCAAATTAATGTACCTGCGAGTGACTTTTCTGGTCTTCTCCAAGCTAAACCATCCACAGGGAATGATCCTGATTCTGGTAAAAACCGCCCAGAGGTTAAAGGTCATGCTGATGAAATTAAAAAATATATTGTTGACCGTTCCAGAAAAGAAAAACCTTGGATTGTAGGAACTTTGAGTGCAAATGTAGCTCCAAAAGACATCACAATTCTTGAACTGGGTAGGGGTATTTGTCTAGTTGTTATTCGTCGTGGAGTCAAGTTGGATATAACTGATGGACAACACCGTAAACGTGCAATTCACGAATTGATAGAAAGTACTGAAAGCCACTTAATCAGTGATGATGATTTTGCAATTACTCTAGTTTTAGAGGGTGATTTCCAACAGTGTCAGGCAGATTTCAGAGACATGGCTCAAACAAAACAACTAGATAAATCATTGTTATTATCATTTGGGGAGTTCTCTGGTCGAGTTGGCATTACTAAAGAATTAATCAAACGAGTGCCAATGTTTCAAGGCAAGACAGAGAAGATTAAATCAAGTCCTGCAACTAAACAAAAGCTGATTTACACAACCAATTTTATAGCTAGGTTTGTAAGTTGCGTTTTTACTAACGATCCAGGTAATCAGCTTCGAGATTATGATGTTTATCAAGCATCAGATCCTTTGGTTATCTGTCTTAATAAATTTTTCTCAGAATGTAGTAACACTGAGTATATTGCTGATACAACTGTTGAAGAAATCACAACAGATGAAGTAGCTGCATTTAAAGAAGACTGTATTCTAGGTATAAGCGTTGGACTGGAAGTTTTAGGGCGTTTATTGCACTATATATATGAGCCAGAAAACAATTATTTTAATGAAGAAAAAATTTCACAACTAGCACAGCTAGATTGGTCAAGAGAAAACCCACTTTGGAAGGATAATGTCATTAGAATAGATACCCAACCTAAAAATCCAGACAAGCCATATAGAATATCTGCTACTGTTAGTGCAGTAACAGATGCAGTCAAAATAGTAAAAATTACACTAGGGTGGATGTAA
- a CDS encoding DNA phosphorothioation-associated protein 4 yields the protein MAANRIRVAKDKAELVKSLVASKDTTGPFQTYVEVMVFAAALGVKNKKRIPLDVISKDLSPLRQDYFTSSFTLLINLLAITETENIKIIGDDNVADEQRIHIFEEYANAGLEIIQNELRGAVDYSERLLLILSYERTNAEQQDEEFDLTKFLS from the coding sequence ATGGCTGCAAATAGAATCAGGGTTGCTAAAGATAAGGCTGAGTTGGTGAAATCTCTAGTCGCATCAAAAGACACAACTGGGCCTTTTCAAACTTATGTAGAAGTTATGGTGTTTGCAGCAGCATTGGGTGTTAAAAATAAAAAGCGCATTCCTTTAGATGTAATTTCTAAAGATTTATCCCCACTGCGACAAGATTATTTTACTAGCAGCTTCACTCTATTAATTAATTTGTTGGCTATCACCGAAACAGAAAATATTAAGATTATAGGCGATGATAATGTAGCTGACGAGCAACGCATTCACATTTTTGAAGAGTATGCTAATGCTGGTTTAGAGATTATACAAAATGAACTGCGTGGAGCAGTAGACTATTCAGAGAGACTTTTATTGATTCTTAGTTATGAAAGAACGAATGCAGAGCAGCAAGATGAGGAATTTGATCTAACCAAATTCCTATCTTGA
- a CDS encoding Uma2 family endonuclease — protein MASKRRDYFAAGTLVVWDVDVLKEEVIRVYRASNPEEPQIYRRGEVAEAEPALPGWSMLVDNLFV, from the coding sequence ATGGCTAGTAAACGCCGTGATTATTTTGCGGCTGGTACGTTGGTAGTTTGGGATGTAGATGTACTTAAAGAGGAAGTTATTAGAGTATATCGTGCTAGTAATCCTGAAGAACCCCAAATTTATCGCCGTGGTGAGGTGGCTGAAGCTGAACCTGCGTTACCAGGATGGAGTATGTTGGTGGATAATTTGTTTGTTTAG
- a CDS encoding AAA family ATPase, translating to MKLTSIKLCNFRSFYGMTPEMIIAGGEAQNTTIIHGNNGSGKTSLLNAFTWVLYDKFSAAFASIEQLVNKRAIAETQKGQAVECWVEIGWEHEGKRYRVKRTCRGYKNEGDFDAGKTQLTMWVGADDGKWNIPIQQPDDIINQILPASLHQYFFFDGERIEEIVRSDKKAEIAEATKIFLGVEVINRSIRHLGDAKKTLENELKAIGDSETKQLLRQQEKIERERERITKRQTEIKEELEYQQTFKKETSNRLRELSAAKELQERWQDLESQKLANQEEYKKTKEALKKVISARGYTVLLSETTSQFRGIINDLKQRGELTSGISREFVNDLLNSQRCICGAELHEGNHSHTHVSTWLNKAGSSAVEETAIRMIAQVDEIDKQAIGFWEEVDREQTRINQLRQSISQIEGDLDNIQERLRKDANEEISSLQKRLDEIESKIDELNREQGANQQQIAQLTTEIEGLNKQIAKQKLNEDKQTLAQRRINATQDAIERLTEVRNRQEQQFRLQLEKRVQEIFMEISVTPYIPKISDKYELTLVENTTGIEAPVAASTGENQILSLSFIASIIDKVREWSEKRKMMMIPDSSTFPIVMDSPFGSLDENSRRHIAKTIPQLANQLIVLVTKTQWRGEVEAEMTNRIGREYVLTYYSSKPDCEQDYIELGGERYPLVKQSPNEFEYTEIIAVERNL from the coding sequence ATGAAGCTGACTTCAATCAAGCTCTGCAACTTTCGCTCCTTTTATGGTATGACACCAGAGATGATCATCGCTGGGGGAGAGGCTCAGAACACGACAATTATTCATGGCAATAATGGCTCTGGTAAAACTAGCTTGCTGAATGCCTTTACGTGGGTATTGTATGATAAATTTAGTGCAGCGTTCGCATCGATAGAGCAGTTAGTGAATAAGCGTGCGATCGCAGAAACTCAAAAAGGTCAAGCTGTAGAATGTTGGGTAGAGATTGGCTGGGAACATGAAGGTAAACGCTATCGAGTGAAACGCACCTGTCGGGGTTATAAAAACGAAGGTGATTTTGATGCTGGTAAAACTCAATTAACTATGTGGGTTGGTGCGGATGATGGCAAATGGAATATCCCAATCCAGCAACCAGACGATATAATTAATCAAATTTTACCAGCTAGTTTACATCAATATTTTTTCTTTGACGGCGAACGAATTGAAGAAATAGTCCGTTCTGATAAAAAAGCTGAAATTGCCGAGGCTACAAAAATTTTCTTGGGTGTGGAAGTAATCAACCGTTCCATCAGACATTTAGGAGATGCTAAAAAAACTTTAGAAAATGAGTTGAAAGCTATTGGTGATTCTGAAACTAAACAGCTATTACGACAGCAAGAAAAGATAGAAAGAGAACGTGAACGCATTACCAAACGCCAAACTGAAATTAAAGAAGAGTTAGAATATCAACAAACTTTTAAAAAAGAGACAAGTAATCGTTTGCGAGAATTGAGTGCAGCTAAAGAATTGCAAGAAAGATGGCAGGATTTAGAATCGCAGAAACTTGCGAATCAAGAAGAATATAAAAAAACGAAGGAAGCGCTGAAAAAAGTTATCTCTGCGCGGGGTTATACTGTTTTATTGTCAGAAACTACATCCCAGTTCCGAGGAATTATCAATGATTTAAAGCAGCGTGGCGAATTAACATCAGGAATTTCGCGGGAATTTGTCAATGATTTACTCAATTCTCAACGCTGTATTTGTGGTGCAGAATTACACGAGGGTAATCATTCTCATACTCATGTGAGTACTTGGTTAAATAAAGCAGGTTCTTCGGCGGTAGAAGAAACTGCAATTCGGATGATAGCACAAGTAGATGAAATTGATAAGCAAGCAATAGGATTTTGGGAAGAAGTTGATAGAGAACAAACCAGGATTAATCAGTTAAGGCAAAGCATATCTCAAATTGAAGGCGATTTAGACAATATTCAAGAACGGTTGCGAAAAGATGCTAATGAAGAAATTAGCAGTCTACAAAAACGGTTAGATGAAATTGAAAGTAAAATTGATGAATTAAATCGAGAACAGGGTGCAAATCAGCAGCAAATTGCTCAACTCACAACTGAAATTGAAGGTTTAAATAAACAAATTGCTAAACAAAAGCTGAACGAAGATAAGCAAACTCTAGCACAGCGACGAATTAATGCCACTCAAGATGCAATCGAACGCTTAACGGAAGTTAGAAATCGTCAAGAACAACAATTTCGTCTGCAACTAGAAAAGCGAGTACAAGAAATATTTATGGAGATTTCTGTGACTCCATACATTCCTAAAATTAGCGATAAATATGAACTTACATTAGTAGAAAATACCACAGGTATAGAAGCACCCGTTGCAGCATCCACCGGAGAGAATCAAATTCTCAGTTTATCCTTTATTGCCAGCATCATTGACAAAGTGCGGGAATGGAGTGAGAAACGAAAAATGATGATGATTCCCGATAGTAGCACTTTCCCAATTGTGATGGATTCGCCGTTTGGTAGTTTAGATGAAAATTCGCGGCGACACATTGCGAAGACGATTCCCCAATTAGCGAATCAGTTGATAGTTTTAGTAACTAAAACTCAGTGGCGGGGTGAAGTGGAAGCGGAAATGACAAACAGAATTGGTAGAGAATATGTGCTGACGTATTATTCTTCTAAGCCAGATTGCGAACAAGATTATATTGAGTTGGGTGGAGAAAGATATCCTTTGGTGAAACAAAGTCCGAATGAGTTTGAATATACTGAAATTATCGCAGTTGAACGTAATCTTTAA
- a CDS encoding DNA phosphorothioation system restriction enzyme, with translation MYLTQNPVQQLPTFRLKLPFARESKGSYHTQPLPGCPRMPPSLQLRQYQRQAIASWFTNNGRGTLKMATGSGKTITALAIACELYQQINLQVLVVVCPYRHLVTQWARECEKFNLQPILAFENLRTWQSQLSTQIYNLRSGSQRFVTVITTNSTLIGDGFQSQLKYFPAKTLIIGDEAHNLGAPKLEESLPRSVGLRLALSATPERYFDDFGTQSLFDYFGPVLQPEFTLRDAIAQGALVHYLYYPVLVELTEAESIAYLKLTKRIGRSLLYRDRENGGNFEDNEDLKPLLMQRARLIGAAENKLNALRDLMITRRETSHTLFYCSDGSQDAGQRSSLRQLKAVAKILGVDLGYKVSTYTAQTTLQEREILRHQFESGELQGLVAIRCLDEGVDIPAIQTAVILSSSGNPRQFIQRRGRVLRPHPAKERATIFDMIVLPPDLDRETIEVERNLLKKELRRFVEFADLADNAGVARMKLLDLQKRYGLLDI, from the coding sequence ATGTACCTGACGCAAAATCCAGTGCAACAACTGCCCACTTTCCGGTTGAAATTACCATTTGCAAGGGAAAGTAAGGGCAGTTATCACACGCAACCATTACCAGGATGCCCAAGAATGCCTCCGTCTCTGCAATTGCGGCAATATCAGCGCCAAGCGATCGCTAGCTGGTTTACCAACAATGGCAGAGGGACGCTGAAAATGGCTACTGGTAGTGGTAAAACTATTACCGCACTTGCGATCGCTTGTGAATTATATCAGCAGATTAATTTACAAGTTCTGGTGGTGGTGTGTCCCTATCGCCATCTCGTCACCCAATGGGCGCGAGAATGTGAAAAATTTAATTTGCAACCCATTTTAGCCTTTGAGAATTTACGCACTTGGCAAAGTCAACTTTCTACGCAAATTTATAATCTGCGTTCTGGTTCTCAACGGTTTGTCACGGTTATCACTACGAACTCCACTTTAATTGGAGATGGGTTTCAGTCTCAACTCAAATATTTTCCCGCCAAAACTCTAATTATTGGGGATGAAGCCCATAATTTAGGCGCACCCAAGTTAGAAGAAAGTTTACCGCGTAGTGTTGGGTTGAGACTGGCTTTATCTGCCACACCGGAAAGGTATTTTGATGATTTTGGCACGCAATCTCTATTTGATTATTTTGGCCCAGTTCTCCAACCAGAGTTTACTTTGAGGGATGCGATCGCTCAAGGTGCTTTGGTACATTATCTGTATTATCCGGTGTTGGTGGAGTTAACTGAAGCCGAAAGTATTGCCTATTTAAAGTTAACTAAAAGAATTGGGCGATCGCTACTTTATCGCGATCGAGAAAATGGCGGAAATTTTGAAGACAATGAAGATTTAAAACCGTTGTTAATGCAAAGGGCAAGGTTAATTGGGGCGGCGGAAAATAAATTAAATGCTTTGCGGGATTTAATGATTACTCGCCGCGAAACTAGTCACACTCTTTTTTATTGTAGTGATGGTTCCCAAGATGCGGGACAACGTTCATCTCTACGCCAACTCAAAGCTGTTGCTAAAATTCTGGGAGTGGATTTGGGGTATAAGGTAAGCACCTATACGGCTCAAACAACTTTACAAGAAAGGGAAATTTTACGTCATCAATTTGAAAGTGGTGAGTTGCAAGGTTTGGTAGCAATTCGTTGTTTAGATGAAGGTGTCGATATTCCAGCAATTCAAACTGCGGTGATTTTATCAAGTTCTGGTAATCCTCGCCAATTTATCCAGCGACGGGGGCGAGTTTTACGTCCTCATCCGGCTAAGGAACGCGCCACTATATTTGACATGATTGTTTTGCCACCAGATTTAGATAGAGAAACTATAGAAGTTGAGCGTAATCTTTTAAAAAAGGAATTACGGCGCTTTGTAGAATTTGCTGATTTGGCTGATAATGCAGGTGTTGCAAGAATGAAGTTACTTGATTTACAAAAGCGATACGGTTTATTAGATATTTGA
- the lexA gene encoding transcriptional repressor LexA yields the protein MERLTEAQQELYEWLAEYIRTHQHSPSIRQMMQAMNLKSPAPIQSRLEHLRTKGYIEWTEGQARTIRILRSVKQGVPILGTIAAGGLIEPFTDAVDHLDFSNFDLPPQTYALRVAGDSMIEDLITDGDVVFLRPVAEPNHLKNGTIVAARVDGFGTTLKRFYRQGDRVTLKPANPKYNPIEVSAMQVQVQGSLIGVWRGYN from the coding sequence ATGGAACGTCTAACTGAAGCTCAACAAGAACTTTATGAATGGTTAGCAGAATACATCAGAACGCACCAGCATTCGCCTTCTATTCGGCAAATGATGCAAGCGATGAACCTGAAGTCACCAGCACCAATTCAAAGTCGTTTAGAACATTTACGCACTAAGGGATATATAGAATGGACTGAAGGACAAGCGCGAACAATTCGGATTTTGCGTTCTGTTAAGCAAGGTGTACCAATTTTGGGCACGATCGCGGCTGGTGGTTTAATAGAACCGTTTACTGATGCTGTAGATCATTTAGACTTTTCTAATTTTGATTTACCTCCCCAAACCTACGCTTTGCGCGTAGCTGGCGATAGTATGATTGAAGATTTAATTACTGATGGCGATGTGGTATTTTTGCGTCCAGTAGCAGAACCAAATCATTTAAAAAATGGTACTATCGTCGCCGCCAGAGTTGATGGATTTGGTACAACATTAAAACGTTTTTATCGCCAAGGCGATCGCGTTACCCTCAAACCAGCAAATCCTAAGTACAATCCCATAGAAGTCAGCGCTATGCAAGTACAGGTGCAAGGTTCTCTCATTGGTGTTTGGCGCGGTTACAACTGA
- the argF gene encoding ornithine carbamoyltransferase gives MAALLGRDLLSLADISSTELQELLQLATQLKSQQLKLQCNKVLGLLFSKASTRTRVSFTVAMYQLGGQVIDLNPNVTQVSRGEPLQDTARVLDRYLDILAIRTFAQQDLETFAHYAKIPVINALTDAEHPCQVLADLLTIQESFGTLAGLTLTYVGDGNNVANSLMLGCALVGMNVRIATPSGYEPDSQIVEQARAIANHKTEVLLTHDPELAAKESAVLYTDVWASMGQEAEADNRMPIFQPYQISEQLLSLAEPGAIVLHCLPAHRGEEITEAVIEGSQSRVWEQAENRLHAQKALLASLLGAE, from the coding sequence ATGGCAGCATTGCTCGGACGAGATTTATTAAGTCTAGCGGACATTAGTTCTACGGAACTTCAAGAACTCCTGCAATTGGCAACTCAACTTAAATCACAGCAGTTGAAGTTGCAGTGTAATAAAGTTTTGGGGTTGTTGTTCTCCAAAGCTTCAACTCGTACACGGGTAAGTTTTACAGTAGCGATGTACCAACTTGGTGGACAGGTAATCGATCTCAACCCTAATGTCACTCAAGTAAGTCGCGGGGAACCTTTGCAGGATACGGCGCGGGTGTTAGATCGATATCTGGATATTTTGGCAATTCGCACTTTTGCCCAGCAGGATTTGGAAACTTTTGCTCACTATGCCAAGATTCCGGTGATTAACGCACTTACCGATGCAGAACATCCTTGTCAGGTATTAGCTGATTTATTGACGATTCAAGAAAGCTTTGGCACTCTAGCTGGGTTAACTTTAACCTACGTGGGTGATGGGAATAATGTGGCTAATTCTCTGATGTTAGGCTGTGCTTTGGTAGGAATGAATGTCAGAATTGCTACTCCTAGCGGATATGAGCCAGATTCTCAGATTGTAGAGCAAGCAAGAGCGATCGCTAATCACAAAACTGAAGTCCTCTTAACTCACGATCCAGAATTAGCGGCTAAAGAGTCTGCTGTACTTTACACTGATGTTTGGGCGAGTATGGGGCAAGAGGCAGAAGCAGATAACCGAATGCCAATTTTCCAGCCTTACCAAATTTCGGAACAGCTATTGAGTCTTGCCGAGCCAGGGGCAATTGTTTTACACTGCTTACCAGCTCATCGCGGTGAAGAAATTACCGAAGCTGTTATTGAAGGTTCTCAATCACGAGTTTGGGAACAGGCAGAAAATCGTCTCCACGCTCAAAAAGCTTTACTTGCAAGTCTTTTAGGGGCAGAGTAA